From the Cervus elaphus chromosome 20, mCerEla1.1, whole genome shotgun sequence genome, one window contains:
- the LMO4 gene encoding LIM domain transcription factor LMO4, with product MVNPGSSSQPPPVTAGSLSWKRCAGCGGKIADRFLLYAMDSYWHSRCLKCSCCQAQLGDIGTSCYTKSGMILCRNDYIRLFGNSGACSACGQSIPASELVMRAQGNVYHLKCFTCSTCRNRLVPGDRFHYINGSLFCEHDRPTALINGHLNSLQSNPLLPDQKVC from the exons ATGGTGAATCCGGGCAGCAGCTCCCAGCCGCCCCCGGTGACGGCCGGCTCCCTCTCCTGGAAGCGGTGCGCAGGCTGCGGGGGCAAGATTGCGGACCGCTTTCTGCTCTATGCCATGGACAGCTACTGGCATAGCCGGTGCCTCAAGTGCTCCTGCTGCCAGGCGCAGCTGGGCGACATCGGCACGTCCTGTTACACCAAGAGCGGCATGATTCTTTGCAGAAATGACTACATTAG GTTATTTGGGAATAGCGGTGCTTGCAGCGCTTGTGGACAGTCTATTCCTGCGAGTGAACTCGTCATGAGGGCCCAAGGCAATGTGTATCATCTGAAG tgttttacatgctctacCTGCCGGAATCGCCTGGTCCCGGGAGATCGGTTTCACTACATCAATGGCAGTTTATTTTGTGAACACGATAGACCTACAGCTCTCATCAATGGCCATTTGAATTCACTTCAGAGCAATCCACTACTGCCAGACCAGAAG GTCTGCTAA